One Olsenella sp. oral taxon 807 DNA segment encodes these proteins:
- a CDS encoding AAA family ATPase, protein MLSQGKMALVTDERQVGKTTLKEHLGDRFGYVSMETPRDYVLAKQDATLFFESKSLPLIIDEVQRVPELFSSMKWIVDQSEEKGRIVLTGSQAYHPMSAGANPLNVWFYHDSKKREIDPVIQEGHVLHPAEIKTNVTVGTDAVKNFSCLEAIEGYGVGFGHVICQTQEPYYVTRGVQAIPVWAI, encoded by the coding sequence ATGCTCAGCCAAGGCAAGATGGCGCTGGTCACCGATGAGCGCCAGGTTGGCAAGACGACACTCAAGGAGCACCTTGGCGATCGCTTTGGCTATGTCTCGATGGAGACGCCTCGCGACTACGTCCTTGCCAAGCAGGATGCTACGCTCTTCTTCGAGTCGAAGAGCCTGCCCCTCATCATCGATGAGGTTCAGCGCGTTCCCGAGTTATTCTCATCAATGAAGTGGATTGTCGACCAAAGCGAAGAGAAAGGTCGCATTGTCCTTACGGGATCTCAGGCATACCACCCCATGAGCGCGGGCGCGAACCCTCTCAACGTGTGGTTTTACCACGATTCCAAGAAGCGCGAGATAGACCCGGTCATCCAGGAGGGACACGTCCTACACCCCGCAGAGATAAAGACCAACGTAACGGTCGGCACGGACGCCGTCAAGAACTTCAGCTGTCTTGAGGCCATAGAGGGCTATGGGGTCGGATTCGGACACGTCATCTGCCAGACGCAGGAACCGTATTACGTTACCAGGGGAGTGCAAGCCATACCCGTGTGGGCGATATAG
- a CDS encoding IS5 family transposase — MAQLTFSDVEMGMGRKRETRRSRFLDRLSKSCPWDAWLALVREARGADAGARGAGPAMGRPRVDDLVLLRMYMVQVCFGLSDRECEDQVWDSATMRSFVGVAPFEVPDATTLCKFRHLLERCGVGEAMVSSAFGSAADGGLAVSRGTIVDATFIESPSSTRNADGARDPDAHQAKKGQNWHFGYKLGVGVDAETGVPHSVRMDAANVHDLDQVPDLVREGDERVWADAGYVGVGRRPEVAGDPSLSGVEWIVAKRRSQVGEDDLVAEAAKSAARSVVEHVFHWVKDIFGLRKTRYKGLAKVSNQAFAAVAAAGCMIARRGRRLCGPPLALSAERIALQRERLEERRRRAEGGAPAAA; from the coding sequence ATGGCACAGCTCACATTCTCTGACGTCGAGATGGGCATGGGACGGAAGCGCGAGACCAGGCGCTCCCGGTTCCTCGACCGCCTCTCCAAGTCCTGCCCCTGGGACGCCTGGCTCGCCCTCGTGAGGGAGGCCCGCGGGGCCGACGCCGGGGCGAGGGGGGCCGGCCCCGCGATGGGCAGGCCGAGGGTCGACGACCTCGTGCTGCTGCGCATGTACATGGTGCAGGTCTGCTTCGGCCTCTCCGACCGCGAGTGCGAGGACCAGGTCTGGGACTCCGCGACGATGCGCTCCTTCGTCGGCGTGGCGCCCTTCGAGGTCCCCGACGCCACGACCCTGTGCAAGTTTCGCCACCTGCTCGAGCGCTGCGGGGTCGGCGAGGCCATGGTCTCCTCGGCCTTCGGGTCCGCCGCGGACGGAGGGCTCGCCGTGAGCCGGGGCACCATCGTGGACGCCACCTTCATCGAGAGCCCGTCGTCGACGAGGAACGCCGACGGCGCGCGGGATCCCGACGCCCACCAGGCCAAGAAGGGGCAGAACTGGCACTTCGGGTACAAGCTCGGGGTGGGCGTGGACGCCGAGACGGGCGTGCCGCACTCGGTGCGCATGGACGCCGCGAACGTCCACGACCTCGACCAGGTCCCCGACCTCGTGCGCGAGGGTGACGAGCGCGTCTGGGCCGACGCCGGCTACGTCGGCGTCGGGAGGAGGCCGGAGGTCGCCGGCGACCCCTCCCTCTCCGGCGTCGAGTGGATCGTCGCCAAGAGGCGCTCGCAGGTCGGCGAGGACGACCTGGTCGCAGAGGCCGCCAAGTCGGCCGCCCGCAGTGTCGTCGAGCACGTCTTCCACTGGGTCAAGGACATATTCGGGCTGCGGAAGACGCGCTATAAGGGGCTCGCCAAGGTGTCCAACCAGGCCTTCGCCGCCGTCGCCGCAGCCGGCTGCATGATCGCGAGGCGGGGACGGCGGCTCTGCGGGCCGCCCCTCGCGCTGTCGGCGGAGAGGATAGCCCTGCAACGCGAGAGGCTCGAGGAGCGGCGACGGAGGGCGGAGGGTGGGGCGCCGGCCGCGGCATAG
- a CDS encoding helix-turn-helix domain-containing protein, with amino-acid sequence MIISSSVEAGALIGSLREMRSLSRRELSAASGVPLRTVYAAENGELRNMSIDRVISLLSALGASLNVEVEATNADETRDDETNILVNKAARGAYDLADSWGIGL; translated from the coding sequence ATGATCATATCCTCAAGCGTCGAGGCGGGCGCGCTCATAGGCTCGCTGCGCGAAATGCGGAGCCTGAGCCGCAGGGAGCTCTCTGCGGCATCGGGCGTCCCCTTGCGAACCGTGTACGCGGCCGAAAACGGTGAGCTGCGCAACATGAGCATCGACAGGGTCATCTCGCTCCTGAGCGCCCTTGGGGCAAGCCTTAACGTCGAGGTCGAGGCGACGAACGCCGACGAGACGCGCGACGACGAAACCAACATCCTGGTGAATAAGGCGGCACGCGGGGCATACGACCTGGCAGACAGCTGGGGGATCGGACTGTGA
- a CDS encoding ATP-binding protein has protein sequence MDEFSYGTLKYDAYIPRILDRHVAFALEDFGGVNIRGPKYCGKTWTGYAFANSATVAMSSEGATPSRDMIEAAPELALRGASPHLIDEWQEVPQLWDMVRAAIDASGKERTFVLTGSSTPREQRPAHSGIGRIERLHMRPMTLLESGTSSGEVSIRALFAGKSPQAMAPKMDAEKLAGLVVRGGWPGNLSTPGTRADRLARNYVELFLGEDMHKIDSVRRDPAKMRRLMLSYARNAEQAATPKTLIRGMTAESGAEPLAKETVDDYTSVLEDTFILEEIGPWAPHLHSPLRISKKPKYHFVDPSIPAALLRLTPEKLLGDFETFGFLFESLCMRDLLVYAQSQDGDVYFYRDRDDLEVDAIIEAADGAWAGIEVKIGHNQAEKAAANLLRLSDKIRRAGGRPPAFLLVLEGLGDYAYRRTDGVYVAPIAVLAP, from the coding sequence ATGGACGAGTTCTCTTATGGAACGCTCAAATACGATGCCTACATCCCGCGCATCCTCGACCGCCACGTCGCCTTCGCGCTTGAGGACTTTGGCGGGGTGAATATCAGAGGACCGAAGTATTGCGGCAAGACGTGGACCGGGTACGCGTTCGCGAACTCGGCAACCGTCGCCATGAGCTCCGAGGGCGCAACGCCAAGCCGGGACATGATAGAGGCGGCACCCGAGCTCGCCTTGCGAGGCGCCTCTCCGCACCTCATCGATGAATGGCAGGAGGTGCCGCAGCTATGGGATATGGTGCGTGCGGCTATCGACGCCAGTGGCAAGGAGCGTACCTTCGTCCTCACTGGCTCCTCAACCCCTCGCGAGCAGAGGCCCGCACACAGCGGCATCGGCCGCATCGAGCGACTGCACATGAGGCCGATGACACTACTTGAGTCGGGTACGTCGTCGGGCGAGGTGTCCATACGGGCGCTGTTCGCCGGCAAGAGCCCGCAGGCAATGGCGCCCAAGATGGACGCCGAAAAGCTCGCCGGTCTCGTCGTGCGCGGCGGATGGCCGGGCAACCTCTCGACACCGGGCACTCGCGCAGACAGACTCGCGCGTAATTACGTCGAGTTGTTCCTCGGGGAGGACATGCACAAGATCGACAGCGTGCGGCGCGACCCCGCAAAGATGCGCCGACTTATGCTGTCCTACGCACGCAACGCCGAGCAGGCGGCGACACCGAAGACCCTCATCCGCGGCATGACGGCGGAGTCTGGCGCCGAGCCACTGGCCAAGGAGACGGTGGATGACTACACGTCCGTGCTCGAGGACACGTTCATTCTCGAAGAAATCGGCCCCTGGGCGCCTCACCTGCACTCCCCTTTGCGCATAAGCAAGAAGCCCAAGTACCATTTCGTTGACCCCTCCATCCCGGCCGCCCTGCTGAGGCTGACACCCGAAAAGCTACTCGGCGACTTCGAAACGTTCGGATTTTTGTTCGAGTCACTGTGCATGCGCGACCTCCTTGTCTACGCGCAGTCGCAGGACGGCGACGTATACTTCTATAGAGACCGCGACGACCTGGAGGTGGACGCCATCATAGAGGCGGCGGACGGAGCCTGGGCAGGCATTGAGGTGAAGATCGGCCACAACCAAGCGGAGAAGGCAGCGGCGAACCTGCTGCGCCTCTCGGACAAGATCAGACGCGCGGGAGGGAGGCCCCCTGCGTTCCTGCTGGTGCTGGAAGGCCTAGGCGACTACGCCTACCGTCGCACCGACGGGGTGTACGTGGCGCCCATTGCAGTCCTTGCCCCATAG
- a CDS encoding LysR family transcriptional regulator, which produces MEIRTLRYFLAVAREGNMTRAAGGLHVTQPTLSKALRALEDELGKRLFTRHSFSISLTEEGALLRDRAEDLLLMVDKIEQEFLSLDEVTGGDLYLGLAESYQIRYLAREIKRLKDRYPDLRYHITSGDTEQVTEGLDKGLLDFAVLCGLPNERKYEHLLFPEVDYFGLVMRKDDCLAGREGIRVGDLVGLPLFCSEQSWEGDIRPWAKERFGELRLEGSFRLAYNGSVFVKEGLGYLLALDGLVDTSSESGLVFRPLSPALEVPLCLAWGRRQTLTPIAKRFLDQLRAVFAVCGREDHFAP; this is translated from the coding sequence ATGGAGATACGAACCCTTCGGTACTTTCTCGCGGTCGCGCGGGAGGGGAACATGACGAGGGCCGCAGGAGGCCTGCACGTCACGCAGCCGACCCTCTCCAAGGCGCTGAGGGCGCTTGAGGACGAGCTCGGCAAGAGGCTCTTCACGCGGCACAGCTTCAGCATCTCCCTGACGGAGGAGGGTGCGTTGCTGCGCGACCGGGCGGAGGATCTCCTCCTCATGGTGGATAAGATCGAGCAGGAGTTCCTGTCGCTCGATGAGGTTACGGGCGGCGACCTGTACCTTGGCCTTGCGGAATCCTACCAGATCCGCTACCTGGCGCGTGAGATAAAGAGGTTGAAGGATCGCTATCCCGACCTGCGCTATCACATAACCAGCGGAGACACGGAGCAGGTGACGGAGGGGCTGGACAAGGGGCTTTTGGACTTCGCCGTTCTGTGCGGGCTTCCGAATGAGAGGAAGTACGAGCATCTCCTCTTTCCTGAGGTGGATTACTTTGGGCTGGTGATGAGGAAAGATGATTGCCTTGCTGGGCGCGAGGGCATTCGTGTGGGCGATCTGGTCGGGCTGCCGCTGTTCTGCTCCGAGCAGAGCTGGGAGGGCGATATCCGCCCGTGGGCAAAGGAGAGATTCGGGGAGCTCCGCCTCGAGGGCTCCTTTCGACTTGCCTATAACGGCTCAGTGTTCGTCAAGGAGGGCCTGGGGTACCTCCTGGCGCTCGACGGGCTGGTCGACACCTCATCGGAAAGCGGGCTCGTGTTCCGACCGCTTTCACCGGCGCTGGAGGTTCCGCTCTGCCTGGCCTGGGGCAGGCGCCAGACCCTCACTCCTATCGCAAAGCGCTTTCTGGATCAGCTGCGAGCTGTGTTTGCCGTGTGCGGAAGAGAGGACCATTTTGCGCCCTGA
- a CDS encoding type II toxin-antitoxin system RelE/ParE family toxin, with the protein MDIEYANNAMKKVLEDPRLIARKHGDIAKTLTRRMSDLRVASNLSEITHLPPPRRHKLTGNLEGCWGIDVSRNKRLVIRPIGDYDQEDLSTITAIRIEDITDYHER; encoded by the coding sequence ATGGATATCGAATACGCCAACAATGCGATGAAGAAGGTTCTGGAGGACCCTCGCCTCATAGCCAGGAAGCACGGGGACATAGCCAAGACGCTCACTCGTCGCATGTCTGACCTGCGCGTTGCTTCGAACCTCAGCGAGATAACGCATCTACCGCCACCCCGACGGCACAAGCTCACGGGCAACCTGGAGGGATGCTGGGGTATCGATGTAAGCAGAAACAAGCGGTTGGTGATCAGGCCAATCGGTGACTATGACCAGGAGGACCTGTCGACAATTACGGCAATTCGTATCGAGGACATAACGGACTACCACGAGCGATGA
- a CDS encoding type II toxin-antitoxin system HipA family toxin has protein sequence MSSGIRKMALYIAGRLAGHVRQDENGALSFSYAPDYLGAPVSLFMPLSPMTYRQHVVRPYLMGLLPDDPTVRADIADRYGCSGENPFALLSHIGLDCPGAVQIVPESERALIDNRVGHLIELSAKEMEDTIRVMRLRSSSPWQTSNGQSERWSLGGAQSKIALRLTRGTWYRCEGDAATTHILKPGVSGYKNQALDEHLCLRLAASIGLPAAHTSFVSFGAESAVVIERYDRVTGDDGSVTRIHQEDLCQALCVDPSRKYAEQGGPSTPDVLALLAKTGRHAPANLRTFTLFLIFNYLVGATNAHAKNYSLLLGTRGLARLAPLYDVASIAPYQTPAPRRRKPLRAAMSIGGENRFGRLGQGHLRKLAADPALANSGVGYDWLMASAKRMAEMVPGALREVVHESAKDGLAGIEVVGPLLEREVSANCRRLLERL, from the coding sequence GTGAGTAGCGGCATCCGCAAGATGGCGCTCTACATTGCGGGTCGTCTCGCCGGGCACGTTCGGCAGGACGAGAACGGCGCCCTCAGCTTCTCCTATGCCCCAGACTATCTTGGCGCTCCGGTCTCGCTCTTTATGCCACTCTCGCCCATGACGTACCGCCAGCACGTGGTACGCCCCTACCTCATGGGCCTCCTCCCGGACGATCCGACCGTTCGCGCCGATATCGCGGACAGGTATGGCTGCTCGGGCGAGAACCCCTTTGCCCTGCTTTCGCACATCGGCCTCGACTGTCCCGGAGCCGTACAGATCGTCCCAGAATCGGAAAGGGCACTCATTGACAACCGGGTGGGACACCTCATTGAGCTGTCCGCCAAAGAAATGGAGGACACGATCCGCGTCATGCGTCTGAGATCGTCCAGCCCCTGGCAAACCTCTAACGGGCAATCCGAGAGATGGTCCCTGGGTGGAGCGCAGTCCAAGATCGCGTTGCGGCTGACGCGAGGCACATGGTACCGCTGCGAAGGGGACGCGGCGACCACGCACATACTCAAGCCAGGTGTGTCCGGCTACAAGAACCAGGCGCTCGACGAGCACCTATGCCTACGGCTCGCCGCCTCGATCGGCCTCCCGGCAGCTCACACGTCCTTTGTGTCCTTTGGCGCCGAGAGCGCCGTCGTGATAGAGAGGTACGACCGCGTGACGGGCGATGACGGTTCCGTCACGAGAATTCACCAAGAGGACCTCTGCCAGGCCCTCTGCGTGGACCCAAGCCGCAAGTACGCCGAGCAGGGAGGCCCCTCTACGCCGGATGTGCTGGCCCTGCTGGCAAAAACGGGCAGACACGCACCGGCCAACCTGAGGACGTTTACGCTCTTCCTGATCTTTAACTACCTCGTAGGCGCAACCAATGCGCACGCGAAGAACTACTCCCTGCTGTTGGGCACGCGCGGGCTCGCAAGACTCGCGCCGCTCTACGACGTGGCGTCCATTGCGCCCTACCAGACGCCTGCGCCCAGGCGCCGAAAGCCCCTGCGAGCCGCCATGTCCATAGGAGGCGAGAACCGCTTTGGCAGGCTCGGGCAAGGGCATCTCCGCAAGCTTGCCGCTGACCCCGCCCTTGCAAACAGCGGCGTAGGATACGATTGGCTCATGGCGTCCGCAAAGCGAATGGCAGAGATGGTACCGGGCGCACTGCGCGAAGTCGTGCACGAGTCCGCCAAGGATGGACTTGCCGGAATCGAGGTCGTGGGCCCGCTTCTTGAGCGGGAAGTATCCGCAAACTGCAGGCGGCTTCTCGAGAGGCTATAG
- a CDS encoding SDR family NAD(P)-dependent oxidoreductase, with amino-acid sequence MKEKMLEGKVAIVSGASYGMGQTMAELFASEGAKVIMTARGKGKLDEAVSQARTKGYEVSGVVADNKNLDDVKNVIQTALDAYGDLDILINNAAIGEQRMIDETDDEWLEHVYQTNVFGPFRFIREALKVLLPKNEGCIINISSVNGERPFCGAAYTSSKGAINTLTKNVAMRLIDTNIRINAVAPGATVTPAHLANKAGEQPGGARMLEYSKHFVYFPGPECDPADQANACLFLASDLGRHVKGQVLQVCNGAFL; translated from the coding sequence ATGAAGGAGAAGATGCTGGAAGGCAAGGTGGCAATCGTGTCGGGCGCAAGCTACGGCATGGGGCAGACGATGGCGGAGCTGTTCGCGAGCGAGGGCGCGAAGGTCATCATGACGGCACGGGGCAAGGGGAAGCTCGACGAGGCAGTCAGTCAGGCCAGGACCAAGGGCTATGAGGTGAGCGGCGTTGTCGCGGACAACAAGAACCTGGACGATGTGAAGAACGTGATACAAACCGCCCTCGACGCGTATGGTGATCTGGACATTCTCATCAATAACGCGGCGATCGGCGAACAGAGGATGATCGATGAGACGGATGACGAGTGGCTGGAGCACGTCTATCAGACCAATGTGTTCGGCCCGTTCCGCTTTATCCGAGAGGCCCTGAAGGTGCTCCTTCCGAAAAATGAGGGCTGCATCATCAACATCTCCTCCGTCAACGGCGAGCGTCCGTTCTGCGGGGCGGCCTACACCTCCTCGAAGGGCGCGATCAACACGCTGACAAAGAACGTGGCAATGCGGCTGATCGACACCAACATCCGCATCAACGCGGTGGCTCCCGGAGCGACCGTCACGCCGGCACACCTTGCGAACAAGGCGGGAGAGCAGCCCGGCGGAGCACGGATGCTCGAATACAGCAAACACTTCGTCTACTTCCCAGGCCCAGAATGCGACCCGGCGGACCAGGCCAATGCCTGCCTGTTTCTGGCTTCCGACCTTGGGAGGCATGTCAAGGGGCAGGTGCTTCAGGTATGCAACGGGGCATTCCTGTGA
- a CDS encoding helix-turn-helix domain-containing protein encodes MSGFIVAPGEVIKEYLDSRGLTQKEVSKRIGVSERHLSKMLNGKTRLTEEMALKLEKLMPDVPASFWLNYEVKYQEYLAREKEEHELEGLDLKTISQRFHFREALGMGGRPLVEQAISMLKLLGVSKFDRYRYAIPGGIEFMQDGGEDEAVVVWLKLCEEEVAEQNDVEGSPEYSEDALRSVLPMLKDVASNTDFFASLKSCRMLLNSVGVYLVYHEAIGNAKVRGALTSYEGHPTIYISGRYKTHGDAWFAICHELGHLLDGFDLKKTGVSMEDTDELKSEDEADIRANAYAREFFVDSAAYGQFVSDDSFSSANIKEFAAGQGVAPGIIVAFLQHDRHIGFNEFNYIKDRF; translated from the coding sequence GTGAGTGGATTTATCGTTGCACCCGGCGAAGTCATCAAGGAGTACTTGGATTCGCGCGGTCTAACCCAGAAGGAAGTCTCAAAGCGCATCGGCGTCAGCGAGAGGCACCTCTCCAAGATGCTCAATGGCAAGACGAGGCTCACTGAGGAAATGGCCTTGAAGCTCGAAAAGCTCATGCCAGATGTGCCGGCCAGTTTTTGGCTTAACTATGAGGTGAAGTACCAAGAGTATCTGGCAAGGGAAAAGGAAGAGCACGAGCTTGAAGGGCTGGACCTCAAGACGATCTCGCAGCGTTTTCACTTTAGGGAGGCTCTGGGGATGGGAGGGCGTCCCCTCGTTGAACAGGCTATTAGCATGCTTAAGCTGCTTGGCGTGTCGAAATTCGATCGCTATCGGTATGCCATTCCGGGCGGTATCGAGTTCATGCAGGACGGTGGCGAGGACGAGGCAGTCGTGGTATGGCTTAAGCTCTGCGAGGAAGAGGTTGCCGAGCAGAACGATGTTGAAGGCTCGCCAGAATACTCTGAAGACGCGCTTCGTAGCGTGCTGCCAATGCTCAAGGACGTTGCTTCAAACACTGACTTCTTCGCATCGCTCAAGAGCTGTCGCATGCTGCTTAACTCGGTCGGCGTTTATCTCGTGTACCATGAGGCCATCGGCAACGCGAAGGTACGTGGTGCGCTGACGTCCTACGAGGGGCATCCGACCATTTATATCAGTGGGCGATACAAGACCCATGGTGACGCATGGTTTGCCATATGCCATGAGCTCGGGCATCTTCTAGACGGCTTTGACCTCAAGAAGACTGGGGTATCCATGGAGGATACCGATGAGCTGAAAAGCGAAGACGAGGCAGATATCAGGGCAAACGCTTATGCTCGCGAATTCTTCGTTGACTCTGCTGCTTATGGGCAGTTCGTAAGCGATGACAGCTTCTCAAGCGCCAACATCAAGGAGTTTGCCGCTGGACAGGGTGTTGCGCCAGGTATCATCGTTGCCTTCCTTCAGCATGACCGTCACATCGGCTTTAATGAGTTCAACTACATCAAGGACCGATTCTAG
- a CDS encoding sce7726 family protein: MGGKMAYIEGLADAGQRLYDAYSTVMTEANLSGVLDAILGANRFDYPQTTARDLINRIVLGSYPNEATIKANFINGILLPQSPKTVSVFELPIGKSRVDMCKINGHSAAYEIKTDLDTFYRLEGQLKDYFDVFETVYVVTSEARWRELPDYVPEACGIYSYRQCEDGTYKFCARRRAIKSSELDSEKQLSVMPKQFLCSLFGKEGRRVSKTSLIRSCLEEHDGREINHLFKRYLQQRYGCYWNRFRELQPEIYEIDYQWFYRYGLSPQAIY, from the coding sequence ATGGGTGGTAAGATGGCATATATAGAAGGGCTAGCTGATGCTGGGCAACGTCTTTATGACGCTTATTCCACCGTCATGACCGAGGCCAACCTATCGGGCGTTCTCGACGCTATTCTTGGTGCAAACCGCTTCGACTATCCTCAGACAACTGCTCGCGACCTCATAAACCGCATCGTTCTTGGCAGCTACCCAAACGAAGCAACCATCAAGGCGAATTTCATCAACGGCATCCTCCTGCCGCAAAGCCCAAAGACGGTCTCGGTATTTGAGCTTCCCATAGGCAAAAGCCGCGTGGACATGTGCAAGATCAACGGTCACAGCGCGGCATATGAGATCAAGACGGACCTTGATACTTTCTACCGTCTGGAAGGCCAGCTCAAAGACTACTTCGACGTTTTTGAGACCGTGTACGTTGTGACATCGGAAGCACGGTGGCGCGAATTGCCTGATTACGTTCCCGAGGCGTGTGGCATCTACTCCTATAGGCAATGCGAAGATGGCACCTACAAGTTCTGCGCCCGCAGACGGGCCATTAAGAGCAGCGAGCTTGATTCTGAAAAACAGCTCTCCGTAATGCCCAAACAGTTCCTCTGCTCCCTTTTCGGAAAGGAAGGGAGGAGGGTCTCCAAGACCTCGCTAATCCGAAGTTGCCTAGAAGAGCACGATGGACGGGAAATTAACCATCTCTTCAAGCGGTATCTCCAACAGCGTTATGGCTGTTACTGGAATAGGTTCCGCGAACTCCAGCCGGAGATATACGAGATTGACTACCAGTGGTTCTACCGTTATGGACTTAGCCCGCAGGCAATCTACTAG
- a CDS encoding alpha/beta hydrolase, whose product MMQTEELQLTTEWDKTFEKSELVDHSKVTFVNRYGITLAADLYVPKDASERLPAIAVSGPFGAVKEQCSGLYAQTLAERGFLTIAFDPSFTGESAGHPRYVASPDINTEDFQAAVDFLSVQDRVDPERIGICGICGWGGMALNAAALDTRVKATVASTMYDMTRVNANGYFDSEDSEEARHQKKVALNAQRTTDYRAKSYALGGGVVDPLPDDAPFFVRDYYDYYKTRRGYHARSLNSNGGWNVTGCMSFINQPILKYSNEIRSAVLVVAGEKAHSRYFSEDAFANMTRGSDHTQNKELVIVPGAVHTDLYDGGGKDAIPFDKIAAFFERQLR is encoded by the coding sequence ATGATGCAGACAGAGGAGCTGCAGCTGACAACGGAGTGGGACAAGACCTTTGAGAAGAGCGAACTGGTAGACCACAGCAAGGTGACGTTTGTCAACCGCTACGGGATCACCCTCGCGGCGGACCTGTACGTACCAAAAGACGCGTCCGAGAGGCTCCCGGCAATCGCCGTCTCGGGACCATTTGGGGCGGTGAAGGAGCAGTGCTCCGGCCTGTATGCCCAGACGCTGGCGGAACGGGGATTTCTGACCATAGCCTTTGACCCCTCCTTCACCGGCGAGAGCGCAGGCCATCCCCGGTACGTAGCCTCCCCCGACATCAACACGGAAGACTTCCAGGCGGCCGTCGATTTCCTGTCTGTGCAGGACCGTGTCGACCCAGAGCGCATCGGCATCTGCGGTATCTGCGGATGGGGCGGCATGGCGCTCAACGCGGCTGCCCTTGACACGAGGGTCAAGGCGACAGTCGCATCCACAATGTACGACATGACCCGCGTCAACGCGAACGGCTATTTTGACTCGGAAGACAGCGAGGAGGCCCGCCACCAGAAGAAGGTGGCGCTGAACGCGCAGAGGACCACAGACTACAGGGCCAAAAGCTACGCGCTGGGAGGGGGCGTGGTTGATCCACTCCCAGACGACGCACCCTTCTTCGTGAGGGACTACTACGACTACTACAAGACGCGGCGCGGGTATCATGCAAGGTCACTCAACTCCAACGGCGGCTGGAACGTCACTGGCTGCATGTCCTTCATCAACCAGCCGATCCTGAAATACAGCAACGAGATCCGCAGCGCGGTGTTAGTTGTGGCCGGCGAGAAGGCGCACTCACGGTACTTCAGCGAGGACGCGTTTGCCAACATGACGAGGGGAAGCGACCACACCCAGAACAAGGAGCTGGTGATCGTTCCGGGCGCGGTGCACACCGACCTCTACGACGGGGGCGGGAAGGACGCCATCCCGTTCGACAAGATTGCGGCGTTCTTCGAGAGGCAGCTGAGGTGA
- a CDS encoding 3'-5' exonuclease, which produces MSALYDCNVIIDLEFTYVPKKRRKGGLVTEIIEVGAVKVDAAGTVAGEFSHMVRPTLASGVSGNVRRMTGIGSEDVAYARPLGEVLGALGEWMGAGRVRIVTWSDTDRRQIARECAVKGIEPSLPTRWLDIQRIYPRLMGMGKGCVSLGRAADWCGIANDRLSAHRALYDAQVTTEIFLMMASGECASHRARVEAELDGPREGTVCSSSIGESCGGLAELLATLKAQEATPS; this is translated from the coding sequence GTGAGCGCTTTGTACGACTGTAACGTCATCATCGACCTGGAGTTCACCTACGTGCCCAAAAAGCGGAGAAAGGGCGGCCTTGTCACCGAGATCATAGAGGTCGGCGCCGTGAAGGTGGATGCCGCTGGTACCGTCGCGGGGGAGTTCAGCCACATGGTCAGGCCCACCCTCGCCTCGGGCGTCTCTGGGAACGTTCGCAGGATGACCGGCATCGGCAGCGAGGACGTGGCGTACGCCCGGCCGCTCGGCGAGGTGCTGGGGGCCCTGGGCGAGTGGATGGGGGCTGGCAGGGTCCGCATCGTCACGTGGAGCGACACCGACCGCAGGCAGATCGCCAGGGAGTGCGCCGTCAAGGGCATCGAGCCCTCCCTCCCCACGAGGTGGCTGGACATCCAGAGGATCTACCCCCGCCTCATGGGCATGGGCAAGGGGTGCGTGTCTCTCGGCAGGGCCGCAGACTGGTGCGGCATCGCCAACGACAGGCTCTCCGCGCACCGCGCCCTCTATGACGCACAGGTCACGACCGAGATCTTCCTCATGATGGCCTCCGGCGAGTGTGCGAGCCACCGTGCGCGGGTCGAGGCCGAGCTGGACGGGCCCAGGGAGGGCACCGTCTGCTCGTCGAGCATAGGCGAGAGCTGCGGTGGCCTGGCGGAGCTGCTCGCGACCCTCAAGGCGCAGGAGGCGACGCCCTCCTGA